One window of Triticum dicoccoides isolate Atlit2015 ecotype Zavitan chromosome 5A, WEW_v2.0, whole genome shotgun sequence genomic DNA carries:
- the LOC119302468 gene encoding rhodocoxin-like, which yields MAIAARALRRLPLHLAPALARPFCAVSPAAAAPAPAAASAKVADRIVRVLAIDLDGGRREVVGLAGQTLLRALVNAGLIEAASHRLDDIDACSAECEVHIAQEWLEKMPAASYEERYVLTRASRNRELNKHARLGCQVVLGKEHQGMVVALPEPKPWDIP from the coding sequence ATGGCGATCGCGGCGCGCGCCCTGCGCCGGCTCCCGCTCCACCTCGCCCCCGCGCTCGCCCGCCCCTTCTGCGCCGtctcccccgccgccgcggcccccgcCCCGGCCGCCGCGTCCGCCAAGGTCGCCGACCGCATCGTGCGCGTCCTCGCCATCGACCTCGACGGCGGGCGCCGCGAGGTGGTCGGCCTGGCCGGCCAGACCCTCCTCCGCGCGCTCGTCAACGCGGGGCTCATCGAGGCGGCCTCCCACCGCCTCGACGACATCGACGCCTGCTCCGCCGAGTGCGAGGTCCACATCGCGCAGGAGTGGCTCGAGAAGATGCCCGCGGCCTCCTACGAGGAGCGCTACGTCCTCACGCGCGCCTCCCGCAACCGGGAGCTCAACAAGCACGCCCGCCTCGGCTGCCAGGTCGTGCTCGGCAAGGAGCACCAGGGGATGGTCGTCGCCCTCCCCGAGCCCAAGCCCTGGGACATCCCGTAA